The following are encoded together in the Strix aluco isolate bStrAlu1 chromosome 13, bStrAlu1.hap1, whole genome shotgun sequence genome:
- the SAP30L gene encoding histone deacetylase complex subunit SAP30L isoform X2, translating into MNGFSTEEDSRDGPPAAPFYGQSCCLIDDGDRCVRPAGNASFSKRIQKSISQKKLKLDIDKSVRHLYICDFHKNFIQSVRNKRKRKTSDDGGDSPEHETDVPEVDLFQLQVNTLRRYKRHYKLQTRPGLNKAQLAENFCLFTCCPSRLSVVTSGIFL; encoded by the exons ATGAATGGTTTCAGCACCGAGGAGGACAGCCGGGATGGGCCTCCCGCCGCCCCCTTTTAcggccagagctgctgcctcatCGACGACGGGGACCGCTGTGTGCGCCCCGCCGGCAACGCGTCCTTCAGCAAGAGGATCCAGAAGAGCATCTCGCAGAAGAAGCTAAAGCTGGACATCGACAAAAGT GTGAGACATCTGTATATTTGTGATTTTCACAAGAACTTCATTCAAAGTGTCCgaaacaaaagaaagaggaagacaagCGACGATGGAGGTGACTCTCCTGAGCATGAAACGGATGTCCCGGAG GTTGACTTGTTCCAGCTCCAAGTGAACACCCTGCGACGTTACAAGAGACATTATAAGTTGCAGACTAGGCCTGGACTCAACAAGGCCCAGCTAGCAGAA aatttctgtcTCTTTACATGTTGTCCTTCTAGACTGTCAGTCGTCACTTCAGGAATATTCCTGTGA
- the SAP30L gene encoding histone deacetylase complex subunit SAP30L isoform X1: protein MNGFSTEEDSRDGPPAAPFYGQSCCLIDDGDRCVRPAGNASFSKRIQKSISQKKLKLDIDKSVRHLYICDFHKNFIQSVRNKRKRKTSDDGGDSPEHETDVPEVDLFQLQVNTLRRYKRHYKLQTRPGLNKAQLAETVSRHFRNIPVNEKETLAYFIYMVKNNKSRLDQKSEGSKQLE from the exons ATGAATGGTTTCAGCACCGAGGAGGACAGCCGGGATGGGCCTCCCGCCGCCCCCTTTTAcggccagagctgctgcctcatCGACGACGGGGACCGCTGTGTGCGCCCCGCCGGCAACGCGTCCTTCAGCAAGAGGATCCAGAAGAGCATCTCGCAGAAGAAGCTAAAGCTGGACATCGACAAAAGT GTGAGACATCTGTATATTTGTGATTTTCACAAGAACTTCATTCAAAGTGTCCgaaacaaaagaaagaggaagacaagCGACGATGGAGGTGACTCTCCTGAGCATGAAACGGATGTCCCGGAG GTTGACTTGTTCCAGCTCCAAGTGAACACCCTGCGACGTTACAAGAGACATTATAAGTTGCAGACTAGGCCTGGACTCAACAAGGCCCAGCTAGCAGAA ACTGTCAGTCGTCACTTCAGGAATATTCCTGTGAATGAGAAAGAGACACTTGCGTATTTCATCTATATGGTGAAGAACAACAAGAGCAGGCTGGACCAGAAATCAGAAGGTAGCAAGCAACTagaatga